A section of the Mesorhizobium loti genome encodes:
- a CDS encoding response regulator transcription factor, with amino-acid sequence MRILLVEDEPEMVSALRAALKRHDMVVDHAGTLLDAEGFVAVDGYDAILLDRQLPDGDGLSLVPRLRAANNTTPVLVLTAKGETSDKVDGLDMGADDYLAKPFAFEELLARLRALLRRPAPMQSQFIRAGHLVLDVGHREAAIRGEPLSLPRRELLVLEALMRRTGRMVQREALMEAVFGLDDEIQSNALDTHVSRLRRKLADAESGVTINGIRGVGYLLRETP; translated from the coding sequence ATGCGTATCTTGCTGGTCGAAGACGAGCCCGAAATGGTCTCGGCGCTGCGTGCGGCGCTGAAGCGCCACGACATGGTGGTCGATCACGCCGGCACGTTGCTCGATGCGGAAGGCTTCGTTGCCGTCGACGGCTACGACGCCATCCTGCTCGACCGCCAGTTGCCGGATGGCGACGGGCTGTCGCTGGTGCCGAGATTGCGCGCGGCGAACAACACCACGCCCGTACTGGTGCTGACGGCCAAGGGCGAAACGTCCGACAAGGTCGACGGGCTGGACATGGGCGCCGACGACTATCTGGCAAAGCCGTTCGCCTTCGAGGAATTGCTGGCCCGTTTGCGCGCTTTGCTCAGGCGGCCGGCGCCGATGCAGTCGCAATTCATCCGTGCCGGCCATCTGGTGCTCGATGTCGGACATCGCGAGGCGGCGATCCGCGGCGAGCCGCTCAGCCTGCCGCGCCGCGAACTGCTGGTGCTGGAGGCGCTGATGCGGCGCACCGGCCGCATGGTGCAGCGCGAGGCGCTGATGGAAGCGGTGTTCGGCCTCGACGACGAGATCCAGTCCAACGCGCTCGACACCCATGTCTCGCGCCTGCGCCGCAAGCTCGCCGACGCGGAGAGCGGCGTGACGATCAACGGCATTCGCGGCGTCGGCTATCTCCTGCGCGAAACGCCATGA
- a CDS encoding class I SAM-dependent methyltransferase — MPAHDALSFLMAWTFAPFRVGSVTPSSSSLAALMTRDIGPETGPVLELGPGTGPFTRALLSRGVREEDLTLIESDPDFAALLMRRFPAARIFETDAVGLRHLSLFPGPVVGAAVSGLPFRLISPRKTLAILEGVFANLRPGGALYQFTLGRRCPFDQSLLDRLDLEVTRVGHTFRNFPPATVYRVARIKTATSYDWRFA, encoded by the coding sequence ATGCCTGCACATGATGCCCTGTCTTTTCTCATGGCGTGGACCTTCGCGCCGTTCCGGGTCGGCTCCGTCACGCCGTCCAGTTCCAGCCTGGCGGCCTTGATGACGCGCGATATCGGTCCCGAAACCGGCCCCGTGCTGGAACTCGGTCCCGGGACCGGCCCGTTCACACGGGCGCTGCTGTCACGCGGGGTGAGGGAAGAGGATCTGACGTTGATCGAATCCGATCCGGATTTTGCGGCACTTCTCATGCGCCGCTTTCCCGCCGCCCGAATTTTCGAGACGGATGCCGTCGGTCTGCGCCATCTGTCGCTGTTTCCCGGGCCGGTGGTTGGCGCTGCCGTCAGCGGGTTGCCCTTCCGACTGATTTCGCCGCGCAAGACGCTTGCCATTCTCGAAGGCGTTTTCGCGAACCTTCGCCCGGGCGGGGCGCTCTATCAGTTCACGCTCGGCCGGCGCTGTCCGTTCGACCAGTCGTTGCTCGACCGGCTCGATCTCGAGGTCACGCGGGTCGGTCATACCTTTCGCAATTTCCCGCCGGCAACGGTCTATCGCGTCGCCAGGATCAAGACTGCTACGTCCTATGACTGGCGCTTCGCATGA
- a CDS encoding RrF2 family transcriptional regulator, with translation MKRNSRLSSILHILVHMAEKPEQALTSEQLATFIHTNPVVVRRTIAGLRDAGIVTSSRGHGGGWLLGRTPEEISLAEISAALGETLLPFSTEPESPGCLVEQAVIAVLDDFRIAAERLLAEKLSRITLADLTADFRRRYDLTGASSHAI, from the coding sequence ATGAAACGCAACAGCCGGCTCTCATCCATCTTGCACATTCTCGTCCACATGGCCGAGAAGCCCGAACAGGCGCTGACTTCCGAGCAGCTTGCCACCTTCATCCACACCAATCCGGTGGTGGTGCGCCGCACCATCGCCGGCTTGCGTGACGCCGGTATCGTCACCTCGTCACGTGGGCATGGCGGCGGCTGGCTGCTCGGGCGCACGCCCGAAGAAATCTCGCTGGCCGAGATCAGCGCGGCACTTGGCGAGACGCTGCTGCCGTTCAGCACCGAGCCGGAAAGCCCCGGCTGTCTCGTCGAGCAAGCCGTGATCGCCGTGCTCGACGATTTCCGCATCGCGGCGGAGAGGCTGCTGGCGGAGAAGCTCAGCCGCATCACGCTGGCCGACCTGACCGCCGATTTCCGCCGTCGTTACGACCTCACCGGAGCCTCCAGCCATGCAATATGA
- a CDS encoding DedA family protein, which produces MTGPLSAILGFGLFGVFCLAFTEKILPVPPSHVLLLFLGMTAAPDGFTLAILLVVTTLASFLGCLVWYGVGRRIGFDRADRLIERVGRYVFLRPATYRKLGQAYRCNHVRVSLLAQFIPTVRNYLPIAAGALSLPALPFAIATLLGATIWNAGFLLTGYLLRGSSQDSFTVGLRIIVIVVALETAFMLALRYGPAWRRRIRLVLG; this is translated from the coding sequence ATGACCGGGCCGCTGTCGGCCATTCTCGGCTTCGGCCTGTTCGGCGTCTTCTGCCTTGCCTTCACCGAGAAGATCCTGCCGGTTCCGCCCTCGCATGTGCTGCTGCTGTTCCTCGGCATGACGGCTGCACCGGATGGCTTCACACTGGCGATCCTGCTGGTGGTGACGACGCTTGCCTCCTTCCTTGGCTGCCTTGTCTGGTATGGGGTTGGCCGCCGGATCGGATTCGACCGTGCCGATCGCCTGATCGAACGGGTCGGCAGATATGTCTTCCTGCGCCCCGCAACCTACCGCAAGCTCGGCCAGGCCTATCGCTGCAATCATGTCCGCGTATCGCTGCTGGCGCAGTTCATCCCGACAGTGCGCAACTACCTGCCGATCGCGGCGGGCGCCCTCAGTCTGCCGGCGTTGCCCTTCGCGATCGCGACGCTGCTCGGCGCCACCATTTGGAATGCGGGCTTCCTCCTGACAGGCTATCTCTTGCGCGGCAGCAGCCAGGATTCCTTCACGGTGGGCTTGCGCATCATCGTTATTGTCGTGGCGCTGGAAACGGCGTTCATGCTGGCATTGCGCTATGGGCCCGCATGGCGGCGGCGCATCCGGCTGGTGCTCGGCTGA
- a CDS encoding ABC transporter ATP-binding protein, with the protein MTSAVSFHKVSRHFGSVRAVDAVDLDITPGEFFAMLGPSGSGKTTCLRLIAGFEQPTAGSISIFGERAEGVPPYRRNVNTVFQDYALFPHLNVLDNVAYGLMVKGVGKAERHKAAEEALSLVRLPGYGARRPGQLSGGQRQRVALARALVNQPKVLLLDEPLGALDLKLRENMQEELKSLQKALGITFVFVTHDQGEALSMADRVAVFNDGRIMQIGTPEDIYQRPRTRFVADFVGSSNVLPPDFVQRYSGQHRWGSLRPESIRVGRAASGEGVSARLVSTNYLGATTRLALDADGLKLHAVVPAGTALPAEGEAVVLTFNREHLHLMDEPA; encoded by the coding sequence ATGACCTCTGCCGTCTCCTTTCATAAAGTCTCCCGCCATTTCGGCAGCGTTCGCGCCGTCGACGCGGTCGATCTCGACATAACGCCGGGCGAGTTCTTCGCCATGCTTGGGCCGTCGGGTTCGGGCAAGACGACCTGTCTGCGCCTGATTGCCGGTTTCGAACAGCCGACCGCTGGTTCGATCTCGATCTTCGGCGAGCGTGCCGAGGGCGTGCCGCCCTACCGCCGCAACGTCAACACCGTCTTCCAGGATTATGCGCTGTTCCCGCATCTTAATGTGCTGGACAACGTCGCTTATGGGCTGATGGTCAAGGGCGTCGGCAAGGCCGAGCGCCACAAGGCGGCCGAGGAAGCGCTGTCGCTGGTCAGGCTGCCCGGCTACGGCGCCCGCCGGCCCGGCCAGCTTTCCGGCGGCCAGCGCCAGCGTGTCGCGCTCGCCCGCGCGCTGGTCAACCAGCCCAAGGTGCTGCTGCTCGACGAGCCGCTCGGCGCCCTCGATCTCAAGCTGCGCGAGAACATGCAGGAAGAGCTGAAATCGCTGCAGAAGGCGCTCGGCATCACCTTCGTCTTCGTCACCCACGACCAGGGCGAAGCGCTGTCGATGGCGGACCGCGTTGCCGTCTTCAATGACGGCAGGATCATGCAGATCGGCACGCCGGAGGATATCTATCAGCGGCCGAGAACCCGTTTCGTCGCCGATTTCGTCGGTTCCTCCAATGTATTGCCGCCGGATTTTGTCCAGCGCTATTCCGGCCAGCATCGCTGGGGCAGTCTCCGTCCCGAATCCATTCGTGTCGGCCGTGCCGCAAGCGGCGAAGGGGTTTCTGCCCGCCTCGTCTCGACCAACTATCTCGGCGCCACCACTAGGCTGGCGCTCGATGCCGACGGATTGAAGCTGCACGCCGTGGTGCCGGCCGGCACTGCCCTGCCGGCGGAAGGCGAGGCGGTGGTGCTCACCTTCAACCGCGAGCACCTGCATCTGATGGACGAGCCGGCATGA
- a CDS encoding phosphotransferase family protein, with amino-acid sequence MIAEDRIRALPCWTGAIEIAPLPGGLSNANYVVSDGAGRHVVRFGQDYPFHHVFREREVMTARAAHAAGFAPAVHYAEPGIMVTAFLGARTYLAEDVRANLGRVAALMRGFHREMPNHISGAGFMFWVFHVIRDYARTLEEGGSRKRGDLPRLLTLADELERAQKLLPIVFGHNDLLPANILDDGSRLWLIDFEYAGFNTAMFDLAGVASNAGMSDEESFAFLTAYFMKEPDDAIRRSHAAMQCASLLREAMWSMVSELYLDAPGIDYVAYTEENLVRLDAALENYQTKYGILKS; translated from the coding sequence GTGATTGCCGAAGACCGCATCCGTGCCCTGCCCTGCTGGACCGGCGCCATCGAGATCGCCCCGCTGCCCGGCGGCCTGAGCAACGCCAATTATGTAGTCAGCGACGGTGCCGGACGGCATGTCGTGCGGTTCGGTCAGGACTACCCATTCCACCATGTCTTCCGCGAACGCGAGGTGATGACCGCGCGCGCGGCCCACGCCGCCGGTTTCGCGCCGGCGGTCCATTACGCCGAACCGGGCATCATGGTGACGGCGTTCCTTGGCGCCAGGACCTATCTTGCCGAGGACGTGCGCGCCAATCTCGGCCGCGTCGCGGCCTTGATGCGCGGCTTCCATCGGGAGATGCCCAACCATATTTCCGGCGCCGGCTTCATGTTCTGGGTCTTCCACGTCATTCGCGACTACGCGCGCACGCTCGAGGAAGGCGGCAGCCGCAAGCGCGGTGACTTGCCACGGCTGCTGACGCTGGCAGACGAGTTGGAGCGGGCGCAGAAATTGCTGCCGATCGTCTTCGGCCACAACGACCTTTTGCCGGCAAACATTCTCGACGACGGCAGCAGGCTGTGGCTGATCGATTTCGAATATGCCGGCTTTAACACGGCGATGTTCGACCTTGCCGGCGTCGCTTCGAACGCGGGCATGAGCGACGAGGAATCCTTCGCCTTCCTGACCGCCTATTTCATGAAGGAACCAGACGATGCGATCCGCCGCTCGCACGCCGCCATGCAATGCGCCTCGCTGTTGCGCGAGGCGATGTGGAGCATGGTGTCGGAACTCTATCTCGACGCGCCAGGCATCGACTACGTCGCGTACACCGAAGAAAACCTGGTGCGGCTCGACGCGGCGCTGGAAAACTACCAGACAAAATACGGGATCCTGAAATCATGA
- a CDS encoding sensor histidine kinase, translated as MSLKRPRSLKWSLVLRIALLQCAMLTLIIVGILGALLATGLIPHDYEDGTMDVLADAVARDTGGKLVLRETSDLTKLRSDIPGLWFIIRDKQGQRLQEGTVPAIFQPFADLLDTISDARIDNSIGESAPPDAKIRWTETAAGNVQIFTGTKGGLSLPRLLGQAPQFFLQGILPLAGLMALATLFATPWVVRGALSGLGHAAAEAERIDIDQRGVQLPLKDVPKEVAPLVKAVNAALARLDKGYERHKRFLTDAAHELRTPVAILNTRLASLPATPERARLLQDAARLSTLTDQLLDLQRLDRQTLPFEKVDLVAIARGVVVDLAPMAFSAGYEMSFEPAKDTVFATGDRTAIERAVTNIVLNAIEHGGRAGKITVSVTAPAVIEVRDEGVGVPPAERERIFEPFYRLRPQDHGAGLGLNLVQEIMQLHGGHIEIFDGKPSGACFRMSFRASPT; from the coding sequence ATGAGCCTCAAACGCCCGCGTTCGCTCAAATGGAGCCTGGTGCTGCGCATCGCCTTGCTGCAATGCGCGATGCTGACGCTGATCATCGTCGGTATTCTCGGCGCGTTGCTCGCCACCGGCCTCATTCCGCACGACTATGAGGACGGCACGATGGACGTGCTGGCGGATGCCGTGGCGCGCGATACGGGCGGCAAGCTTGTGCTGCGCGAGACTTCGGATCTGACGAAGCTGCGATCCGATATCCCCGGCCTGTGGTTCATCATCCGCGACAAGCAGGGGCAGCGGCTGCAGGAAGGCACGGTGCCGGCCATCTTCCAGCCCTTCGCCGACCTGCTGGACACCATCAGCGACGCGCGTATCGACAATTCCATCGGCGAGAGCGCACCGCCGGATGCAAAGATCCGCTGGACCGAGACGGCCGCCGGCAATGTCCAGATCTTCACCGGCACCAAGGGTGGGCTTTCGCTGCCGCGCCTGCTCGGACAGGCGCCGCAATTCTTCCTGCAAGGCATATTGCCGCTGGCCGGATTGATGGCACTTGCCACGCTGTTCGCGACGCCCTGGGTGGTGCGCGGCGCGCTGTCGGGGCTTGGCCATGCGGCGGCCGAGGCCGAGCGCATCGACATCGACCAGCGCGGTGTGCAGCTGCCGCTGAAGGATGTGCCAAAGGAGGTCGCGCCGCTGGTCAAGGCGGTGAACGCCGCCCTCGCACGCCTGGACAAAGGCTATGAACGCCACAAGCGCTTCCTGACCGATGCCGCCCATGAACTCAGGACACCGGTCGCCATCCTCAACACGCGCCTGGCCTCGCTGCCGGCAACACCCGAGCGGGCCCGGCTGCTGCAGGACGCGGCACGGCTTTCGACGCTGACCGACCAATTGCTCGACCTGCAACGGCTCGACCGGCAGACTTTGCCTTTCGAGAAAGTCGATCTCGTGGCAATCGCGCGCGGCGTCGTCGTCGATCTCGCGCCGATGGCGTTCTCTGCCGGGTATGAAATGTCGTTCGAGCCGGCAAAGGACACGGTTTTCGCGACCGGCGACCGTACCGCCATCGAGCGCGCGGTGACCAACATCGTCCTGAACGCCATCGAGCATGGCGGCCGCGCGGGCAAGATCACCGTCAGCGTCACCGCTCCGGCCGTCATCGAGGTGCGGGACGAAGGCGTCGGAGTGCCGCCAGCCGAGCGCGAACGCATCTTCGAGCCGTTCTACCGGCTGCGCCCTCAAGATCACGGCGCGGGGCTCGGCCTCAACCTCGTGCAGGAAATCATGCAACTACATGGCGGGCACATCGAGATTTTCGATGGCAAGCCGAGCGGCGCCTGCTTCCGGATGAGTTTTCGCGCCTCGCCGACATAG
- a CDS encoding ABC transporter permease: MSVDATMPRATAPAILPGSGGMRGALSDLFWRRPRLLLLLMLLPPVLWLGIVYIGSLFALLAQSFFSIDEYSGLINRQFTLKTYGDLFQAANLDIILRTVTMAALVTLASAVVAFPIAYYAARYARGRWKALFYLGVMLPLWSSYLVKIYAWKLILAKEGILTWLLAKLHLLWLLDAWLSLPVVGGNSLSVSFTGTFIVFVYVWLPFMILPVQAALERVPGNLVEASSDLGASPGQTFRNVLFPLALPGIVAGSIFTFSLTLGDYIIPQIIGTSRLFIGQAVYSQQGTAGNIPLAAAFTVVPIVIMGFYLWGAKRMGAFDAL; the protein is encoded by the coding sequence ATGAGCGTCGACGCCACCATGCCGCGCGCCACGGCTCCCGCCATCCTGCCGGGCAGCGGCGGCATGCGCGGTGCGCTGTCGGACCTGTTCTGGCGCCGGCCGCGACTGCTTCTGCTCCTGATGCTGTTGCCGCCGGTGCTGTGGCTCGGCATCGTCTATATCGGCTCGCTCTTCGCGCTCTTGGCGCAGAGCTTTTTCTCCATCGACGAGTACTCCGGCCTGATCAACCGCCAATTCACGCTGAAGACCTATGGCGACCTGTTCCAGGCCGCCAATCTCGACATCATCCTGCGCACGGTGACGATGGCGGCACTCGTCACGCTGGCCTCGGCCGTCGTCGCCTTTCCGATCGCCTACTATGCGGCGCGCTATGCACGCGGCCGCTGGAAAGCGCTGTTCTATCTCGGCGTCATGCTGCCGCTGTGGTCGAGCTACCTGGTCAAGATCTACGCGTGGAAGCTGATCCTGGCCAAGGAAGGCATTTTGACCTGGCTGCTCGCCAAGTTGCATCTGCTGTGGCTGCTTGATGCCTGGCTGTCGCTGCCGGTCGTCGGCGGCAACTCGCTGTCGGTGTCGTTCACCGGCACCTTCATCGTCTTCGTCTATGTCTGGCTGCCCTTCATGATCCTGCCGGTTCAGGCAGCGCTTGAGCGCGTGCCCGGCAATCTGGTCGAGGCCTCGTCCGACCTCGGCGCGTCGCCGGGGCAGACCTTCCGCAATGTTTTGTTCCCGCTGGCGCTGCCCGGCATCGTTGCCGGCTCGATCTTCACCTTCTCGCTGACGCTGGGCGACTACATCATCCCGCAGATCATCGGCACGTCGCGCCTGTTCATCGGCCAGGCCGTCTATTCGCAGCAAGGCACGGCCGGCAACATCCCGCTCGCCGCCGCCTTCACCGTGGTGCCCATCGTCATCATGGGTTTCTACCTCTGGGGCGCCAAGCGCATGGGGGCTTTCGATGCGCTCTGA
- a CDS encoding NAD(P)/FAD-dependent oxidoreductase, whose translation MQYDLAVVGGSFAGLSAAIQAARARRNVLVIDAGQPRNRFAAHSHGFFGQDGRAPGAILDDARRQLLAYPTAKLIQARANNAVANSSSDFDITTDGGEAFGAARLVLATGVRDILPEVPGLAGQWGKTVLHCPYCHGFEVSGGPLGVLATGPMSMHQAQLIADWGDVTLFGNGQMEPDTEQMHAMEAKTIRFEPATVSELSEDRSGGLIVHLDGGRQVGVRAMFTAPRNTMASPLAEQLGCGFTDGFLGPIITVDDRQQTTVAGVYAAGDAARAMHNIAFAVSGGTFAGVCAHQSLVFG comes from the coding sequence ATGCAATATGACCTTGCCGTCGTCGGCGGCAGCTTTGCCGGCCTGTCCGCCGCGATCCAGGCGGCGCGGGCCCGGCGCAACGTCCTGGTGATCGACGCCGGCCAGCCGCGCAACCGCTTTGCCGCGCATTCGCATGGCTTTTTCGGCCAGGACGGGCGCGCACCCGGCGCCATACTCGACGATGCAAGGCGGCAATTGCTGGCCTATCCGACAGCCAAGCTCATCCAGGCGCGGGCAAACAACGCCGTCGCCAACAGCAGCAGCGATTTCGACATCACCACCGATGGCGGCGAGGCATTCGGCGCCGCGCGACTGGTTCTGGCCACCGGCGTGCGCGACATCCTGCCGGAGGTTCCCGGGCTTGCCGGGCAATGGGGCAAGACCGTGCTGCACTGCCCCTATTGCCATGGCTTCGAGGTTTCCGGCGGGCCACTTGGCGTGCTCGCAACCGGCCCGATGTCCATGCATCAGGCGCAATTGATTGCCGACTGGGGCGACGTCACGCTGTTCGGCAACGGCCAGATGGAGCCCGACACCGAGCAGATGCACGCCATGGAGGCCAAGACCATCAGGTTCGAACCCGCCACGGTCAGCGAACTCAGCGAGGACCGCTCCGGCGGCCTGATCGTCCACCTCGACGGCGGCCGACAGGTTGGTGTCAGGGCGATGTTCACCGCACCGCGCAACACGATGGCGAGCCCGCTGGCCGAACAACTCGGCTGCGGCTTCACCGACGGCTTCCTCGGCCCGATAATCACGGTCGATGACCGGCAGCAGACGACAGTCGCCGGCGTCTACGCTGCCGGCGACGCGGCGCGCGCCATGCACAACATCGCCTTTGCCGTATCGGGCGGGACTTTCGCTGGCGTGTGCGCCCACCAATCCTTGGTGTTCGGCTAA
- a CDS encoding DeoR/GlpR family DNA-binding transcription regulator codes for MVHSKRHGEILRLLQEEGTVTIASLADRLGVSLETVRRDVKPLTADGSVLKMHGAIGLPSMIGEAPFERRMRENADAKRVIARMVAATIRDGESIMLDTGTTTSFLARELLGHRRLTVVTNSSDIARTLATINGNKVYMAGGELRSDSGAAFGISAIEFVSRFSVSHAIISTGAVDAVTGVMDYDLEEAEFARMVLSRGQRSLVVTDHTKFGRQGLVQVCGFDGFSELATDRAPPHDVAAALAQAGARLSIAGGEVAF; via the coding sequence ATGGTCCATTCCAAACGCCACGGCGAGATCCTTCGGCTGCTGCAGGAAGAGGGAACCGTCACCATTGCCAGCCTCGCCGACCGGCTGGGTGTTTCGCTCGAAACCGTGCGCCGCGACGTCAAGCCGCTCACCGCTGATGGGTCGGTGCTGAAGATGCATGGCGCGATAGGCCTGCCGTCGATGATCGGCGAAGCGCCGTTCGAGCGACGCATGCGTGAGAATGCCGATGCCAAGCGCGTCATCGCCCGCATGGTCGCCGCCACCATCCGCGATGGCGAGTCCATCATGCTCGATACCGGCACCACGACCTCTTTCCTGGCGCGGGAACTGCTCGGCCACCGGCGGCTGACGGTCGTCACCAATTCGTCTGATATCGCCCGCACGCTGGCCACGATCAACGGCAACAAGGTCTATATGGCCGGCGGCGAACTGCGCAGTGATTCCGGGGCCGCGTTCGGGATTTCGGCCATCGAGTTCGTCAGCCGCTTCTCCGTCAGCCATGCCATCATCTCCACCGGTGCCGTCGATGCCGTGACGGGTGTCATGGACTATGATCTGGAGGAGGCGGAATTCGCCCGCATGGTGCTGTCACGCGGCCAGCGCTCGCTCGTCGTCACCGACCACACGAAATTCGGCCGCCAGGGCCTGGTCCAGGTCTGCGGCTTCGACGGCTTTTCCGAACTCGCCACCGACCGCGCGCCGCCGCACGATGTAGCCGCGGCGCTGGCGCAGGCGGGCGCGCGGCTCAGCATTGCCGGCGGCGAAGTCGCTTTTTAG
- a CDS encoding LysR substrate-binding domain-containing protein, producing the protein MAFTIRQLQFFIAVAEQGTVSGAAQNLSISQSSVTEAIKELESDLGVELFERHPRGLNITHKGHQFLRHATKILADVSDARRSFSGEQAVAGGRLQLGVTSLVAGYVLSDLLARYRRAYPGVEVSAIEDNGDYLEHLLIGGKLDIAVMVTSNLRDRTALQSEILEVSAYRLWLPLGHPLAGADIIGIGDIAGEPLIMLTVDEIEENTGKLLTAIGAKPHVAFRTRSVEAVRSLVATGAGVALLPDLVYRPWSLEGDRIESRDISGSLPVVQVGMVWRRGSGLPQAARDFVGLAQSQRTVRQRP; encoded by the coding sequence ATGGCTTTCACCATCCGACAGTTGCAATTCTTCATCGCCGTCGCCGAGCAAGGCACGGTGTCGGGCGCGGCACAGAACCTCTCCATCTCGCAATCCTCGGTCACCGAAGCGATCAAGGAACTCGAAAGCGATCTCGGCGTCGAGCTGTTCGAGCGCCATCCCCGTGGCCTCAACATCACCCACAAGGGCCATCAATTCCTGCGTCATGCGACCAAGATCCTCGCCGACGTGTCCGATGCGCGACGCTCTTTCTCTGGCGAGCAGGCCGTGGCGGGCGGCCGGCTGCAGCTCGGCGTCACCTCGCTGGTCGCCGGCTATGTGCTGTCGGACCTGCTCGCCCGCTATCGCCGCGCCTATCCGGGCGTCGAGGTTTCGGCCATCGAGGACAATGGCGACTACCTTGAACATCTGCTGATCGGCGGCAAACTCGACATCGCCGTCATGGTCACTTCCAATTTGCGCGATCGCACGGCGCTGCAGTCCGAAATCCTCGAGGTCTCGGCCTACCGCCTGTGGCTGCCGCTCGGCCATCCGCTCGCCGGCGCCGACATCATCGGCATTGGCGACATCGCCGGCGAACCGCTGATCATGCTCACCGTCGACGAGATCGAGGAGAACACCGGCAAGCTGCTGACGGCGATCGGCGCCAAGCCGCATGTCGCCTTCCGCACCCGCTCGGTCGAGGCAGTGCGCAGCCTGGTCGCCACCGGGGCCGGCGTGGCGCTGCTGCCCGATCTTGTCTACCGGCCATGGTCGCTGGAAGGCGACCGCATCGAATCGCGCGATATTTCGGGCTCCTTGCCGGTGGTTCAGGTCGGCATGGTCTGGCGGCGCGGCTCCGGCCTGCCGCAGGCGGCACGGGACTTCGTCGGCCTTGCCCAGTCGCAGCGCACGGTCCGCCAACGCCCCTGA
- a CDS encoding ABC transporter substrate-binding protein, whose amino-acid sequence MNSFLKSCTALTVALTFSGQAIAQVKELGKGEGQVNIVAWPGYIERGETDKGYDWVTAFEKESGCKVNVKTANTSDEMVSLMNEGGFDLVTASGDASLRLVAGKRVQPINTDLIPSWKAVDDRLKDAPWFTVDKVHYGVPYQWGPNILMYNTEVFKEAPKSWNVVFEEMKLPDGKSNKGRVQAYDGPIHIADAANYLMFHKPELGIKDPYELNEDQYKAALDLLRVQRTLVGRYWHDAAIQVDDFQNEGVVASGSWPYQVNTLVAAKKPVASTVPEEGVTGWADTTMMEADAAHPNCAYMWLEHSLSPKVQGDVSAWFGSLPVVPAACKGNELLGEEGCKTNGYDNFDKIKFWKTPVSKCVTQNDQCVPYYRWVSDYIGVIGGR is encoded by the coding sequence ATGAATTCATTCCTGAAGTCATGCACTGCGCTGACGGTCGCGCTGACCTTCTCGGGTCAGGCCATTGCCCAGGTCAAGGAACTCGGCAAGGGTGAAGGCCAGGTCAACATCGTTGCCTGGCCGGGCTATATCGAGCGCGGCGAGACCGACAAGGGCTATGACTGGGTTACCGCCTTCGAGAAGGAGAGCGGCTGCAAGGTCAACGTCAAGACCGCCAACACGTCCGACGAGATGGTCTCGCTGATGAACGAAGGCGGCTTCGACCTCGTCACGGCTTCAGGCGACGCCTCGCTGCGCCTGGTCGCCGGCAAGCGCGTGCAACCGATCAACACCGATCTCATCCCGAGCTGGAAGGCGGTCGACGATCGTCTCAAGGATGCGCCCTGGTTCACCGTCGACAAGGTGCACTACGGCGTTCCCTATCAGTGGGGCCCCAACATCCTGATGTACAACACCGAGGTGTTCAAGGAAGCGCCCAAGAGCTGGAACGTCGTCTTCGAGGAGATGAAGCTGCCGGACGGCAAATCCAACAAGGGGCGCGTCCAGGCTTACGACGGGCCGATCCACATCGCGGACGCCGCCAACTATCTGATGTTCCACAAGCCGGAACTCGGCATCAAGGACCCCTACGAGCTCAACGAAGACCAGTACAAGGCCGCTCTCGACCTGCTGCGCGTCCAGCGCACGCTGGTCGGCCGCTACTGGCACGATGCCGCCATCCAGGTCGACGATTTCCAGAATGAAGGCGTCGTGGCATCCGGTTCGTGGCCTTACCAGGTCAACACACTGGTCGCCGCCAAGAAGCCGGTCGCCTCGACCGTGCCGGAAGAAGGCGTCACCGGCTGGGCCGACACCACCATGATGGAAGCCGACGCGGCTCATCCGAACTGCGCCTATATGTGGCTTGAGCATTCGCTGTCCCCGAAAGTGCAGGGCGATGTTTCGGCCTGGTTCGGTTCGCTGCCGGTCGTGCCTGCGGCCTGCAAGGGCAATGAATTGCTCGGCGAGGAAGGCTGCAAGACCAACGGCTACGACAATTTCGACAAGATCAAGTTCTGGAAGACGCCGGTCTCGAAATGCGTCACCCAGAACGACCAGTGCGTGCCTTACTACCGCTGGGTGTCGGACTATATCGGCGTCATCGGCGGACGGTGA